A portion of the Mycoplasma sp. (ex Biomphalaria glabrata) genome contains these proteins:
- a CDS encoding purine-nucleoside phosphorylase, with product MTFHLDFTKDDIAKKVIMPGDPLRAKYIAEKYLENPVCINRTRNILGYTGTYNGKKVSVIASGMGIPSMGIYSYELFKFYDVEEIIRIGTCGTINKDVKIGDVVIGKKTMSNSSYAKDFANLDLHEIVVDKKYLECIKSKKPNLKFVDIFCSENFYTLDGVTRNLKNADVVEMESFSLQANAFFLNRNAVTLLTVSDSLISKGNEFSKEERETKLNTMIELAFEIL from the coding sequence TTGACATTTCATTTAGATTTTACAAAAGATGACATTGCTAAAAAAGTAATCATGCCAGGTGATCCACTTCGTGCAAAATATATTGCTGAAAAATATTTAGAAAATCCTGTTTGCATAAATAGAACAAGAAATATTTTAGGTTATACAGGAACATATAATGGTAAAAAAGTGTCTGTCATTGCTAGTGGTATGGGAATTCCGAGCATGGGTATATATAGTTATGAACTATTTAAGTTTTATGATGTTGAAGAAATAATTCGCATAGGGACATGCGGAACAATTAATAAAGATGTAAAAATAGGCGATGTAGTTATCGGAAAAAAAACAATGTCAAATTCCTCTTACGCTAAGGATTTTGCAAATCTCGATCTTCATGAAATAGTAGTAGATAAGAAATATTTGGAATGTATTAAAAGTAAAAAACCCAATTTAAAATTTGTTGACATTTTTTGTTCAGAAAATTTTTATACATTAGATGGAGTTACGAGAAATTTAAAAAATGCGGATGTCGTGGAAATGGAATCTTTCTCATTACAAGCAAATGCGTTTTTTTTGAATAGAAATGCAGTCACTTTGTTAACTGTTAGCGATTCTTTGATTTCAAAAGGAAATGAATTTTCAAAAGAAGAACGAGAAACAAAACTTAACACCATGATTGAATTAGCGTTCGAAATACTATAA